A window from Spartinivicinus poritis encodes these proteins:
- a CDS encoding DUF58 domain-containing protein, which yields MRQFKPSQPLLYILALFTGLGLIQAFIQQLWPNVLPWFSQLLLAGLLIISLLALADLILSKQASPLTITRQLPHNLALSNSVQVAIQVHHQLPLRQQIELYDHVPNQFNFKGLPLTLELQPGKFSIGHYDITPHQRGPALFTQVEVRVRSQLGLWAMQFIYPVTTEVKVYPNFATVTGYNLLANSHHTSQLGIRKQQRRGEGMDFHQLREYRPGDPLRQVDWKATARRLSLISKEYQDERDQQILILLDSGKRMRIQDGQLTHFDHALNSLLLLALVALKQGDMVGMMSFGQNNRWVPGIKGTGNIHMLLNNFYDLYPDAQPTDYIAAAEDLMTRQRKRALVVLVTNLRDEDTEDLIAAIKLLRRKHLVLLVNLQETAIQQVSHQPISDFPAALRYLGAFQYLTERSSTVDKLVAEGALILDCTPQEMMARLVNRYLDIKRSGRL from the coding sequence ATGAGACAGTTTAAGCCTAGCCAGCCATTACTGTATATACTCGCCTTATTCACTGGCCTAGGCCTGATCCAGGCCTTTATCCAACAGTTGTGGCCTAATGTTTTACCTTGGTTTTCCCAGCTATTACTGGCTGGGTTATTAATCATTAGCCTATTAGCTTTGGCTGATTTGATATTATCTAAACAAGCTTCACCCCTCACAATTACCCGACAACTACCTCATAATTTAGCCCTTTCTAACTCAGTCCAAGTGGCAATTCAGGTACATCACCAGCTACCTCTGCGCCAACAAATCGAACTCTATGACCATGTACCTAATCAGTTTAATTTTAAAGGGTTACCACTAACCCTTGAATTACAGCCAGGTAAATTTTCCATTGGCCATTATGACATTACCCCTCATCAACGAGGGCCAGCCCTGTTTACTCAGGTAGAAGTTAGAGTTCGCTCACAGCTAGGTCTATGGGCTATGCAGTTTATTTACCCTGTTACTACAGAGGTTAAGGTTTATCCAAACTTTGCCACGGTGACAGGCTATAACCTGCTGGCTAACAGCCACCATACTTCTCAGTTGGGTATTCGTAAACAACAGCGCCGTGGCGAAGGTATGGACTTTCATCAGTTGCGAGAATATCGACCTGGAGATCCATTACGCCAAGTAGATTGGAAAGCTACTGCACGACGTCTGTCGCTTATTTCAAAAGAGTATCAGGATGAGCGCGACCAACAAATATTGATTTTGCTGGACAGTGGTAAGCGAATGCGCATTCAGGATGGCCAGCTGACCCACTTTGATCATGCATTAAATTCCCTGTTATTGCTTGCTTTAGTCGCACTTAAACAAGGGGATATGGTAGGCATGATGAGTTTTGGTCAGAATAACCGCTGGGTACCAGGGATTAAAGGCACTGGCAATATTCATATGCTGCTTAATAATTTTTATGATTTATATCCCGATGCACAACCAACCGACTATATTGCAGCTGCCGAAGACTTAATGACCAGGCAGCGTAAACGTGCATTAGTGGTATTAGTCACCAACCTGCGTGATGAAGATACAGAAGATTTAATAGCCGCCATTAAATTATTACGGCGAAAACATTTAGTATTATTAGTTAACTTACAAGAGACCGCTATACAACAGGTTAGCCACCAGCCAATCAGTGATTTCCCTGCTGCTTTACGATATTTAGGTGCATTTCAGTATTTAACTGAACGCAGCTCTACCGTAGATAAATTAGTAGCAGAAGGGGCGTTAATTCTTGATTGCACACCACAAGAAATGATGGCTCGGTTAGTGAACCGTTATCTAGATATTAAGCGCAGCGGTCGTCTGTGA
- a CDS encoding AAA family ATPase, which produces MTQTPNATLEQTKAYELTQQIQQQLNKVVIGQPEVINQVLIGLLAGGHILIEGVPGLGKTLLVRSLAKTFNGHFSRIQFTPDLMPTDITGHALFNMQSREFEIRKGPVFTNLLLADEINRAPAKTQAALLEVMQEKQVTIEGDSFAVSAPFMVLATQNPIEQEGTYPLPEAELDRFMMKVFINYPAADQELAMVTQLSAPSKEDYLAQVKPILSAQAVINLQQMTNQVTTDTSVLDYAVRIVRTTRDWPGIARGAGPRASLFIVQAAKANALLNGRNFITPDDIKTLALPILRHRVLLSADRELEGVTADQALQELLVQVDAPRQ; this is translated from the coding sequence ATGACTCAAACACCTAACGCTACACTGGAACAAACCAAAGCCTATGAGCTAACCCAACAAATTCAACAGCAACTGAATAAGGTTGTTATTGGCCAGCCTGAGGTTATTAATCAAGTCTTAATTGGGCTGTTAGCAGGCGGCCATATTTTAATTGAAGGGGTTCCAGGTTTAGGAAAAACATTATTAGTGCGCTCATTAGCCAAAACCTTTAATGGTCATTTTAGTCGAATTCAATTCACTCCCGATTTAATGCCCACCGATATTACTGGCCATGCGCTGTTTAATATGCAATCCAGAGAATTTGAAATTCGCAAAGGCCCCGTATTTACCAATTTATTATTAGCAGACGAAATCAACCGAGCCCCAGCAAAAACTCAAGCCGCTTTACTTGAGGTGATGCAAGAAAAACAAGTAACTATTGAAGGAGACTCATTTGCTGTATCAGCACCTTTTATGGTGCTGGCCACTCAAAATCCTATTGAACAAGAAGGTACTTATCCACTACCTGAAGCTGAGCTTGACCGGTTTATGATGAAGGTATTTATTAATTATCCTGCTGCCGACCAAGAGCTGGCAATGGTGACGCAGTTATCGGCCCCTTCTAAAGAAGACTACCTCGCACAAGTCAAGCCTATCTTATCAGCACAAGCAGTGATTAACCTGCAACAAATGACTAACCAAGTCACCACAGATACTAGCGTATTGGATTATGCAGTACGTATCGTTCGTACTACCCGTGACTGGCCAGGTATTGCAAGAGGAGCTGGGCCAAGAGCCAGTTTATTTATTGTTCAGGCAGCAAAAGCCAATGCACTATTAAATGGTAGAAACTTTATTACTCCAGATGACATCAAAACCCTGGCACTGCCTATTCTTCGCCACCGAGTATTACTAAGTGCTGATCGTGAGTTAGAAGGGGTGACCGCAGACCAAGCCCTACAAGAATTACTTGTGCAAGTGGATGCACCGCGACAATGA
- a CDS encoding DUF4350 domain-containing protein: MARSTQIILAIILFLLVAVAGWLYSHIEWQERNIDLGYSKAAKQNHYLALQQFLAKQDIVATVKQGLAGVDQVSGYGTVILSQAYGSLDTQRAERLLKWVEAGGHLIMEAHNPFIHNLTDKTDIIFNQFNVTVIEDEAVDVDLEERLQSLTATLDQGTEKPRKNCHGYSLLGEIKIKGRTKPLTIDFSNDQRLSAPLDDAYGWVADESTDNFVRMVQFQHGDGLISFMGSLKLWRNPYISCEDNAFLLTQLIDPKGNLTLFKNQESDSLFAKLWQWAPYFIIGFILWLMAWLWSKGVRFGPIKHYQPYEIRQIIEHIEAASRLCWQQQQIEEQVNSLRKTILFQWAEKHPGFKQLNQSEQIKRIAKDSHLAYALIEHSLFSPVTRKEVEFTQLLKGLQQIRNGL; the protein is encoded by the coding sequence ATGGCTAGGTCAACACAAATTATACTGGCCATTATTTTATTCCTGCTGGTTGCCGTAGCTGGCTGGTTATATAGCCATATTGAATGGCAAGAGCGTAATATTGACCTGGGCTATTCAAAAGCAGCCAAACAGAACCACTACTTAGCACTGCAACAGTTCCTGGCAAAGCAGGATATAGTAGCAACCGTTAAACAAGGGTTAGCAGGCGTTGATCAGGTATCAGGTTATGGCACTGTTATTCTTTCTCAGGCTTACGGGTCATTAGATACACAACGAGCTGAGCGTTTATTAAAATGGGTTGAAGCCGGTGGCCATTTAATTATGGAAGCACATAACCCGTTTATTCATAACTTAACCGATAAAACAGACATCATTTTCAACCAATTCAATGTCACCGTTATTGAAGATGAAGCTGTGGATGTAGATCTCGAAGAACGACTACAGTCTTTAACTGCAACGTTAGATCAAGGCACAGAAAAACCCAGAAAAAACTGTCATGGTTACAGCTTATTAGGCGAAATAAAAATTAAAGGTCGCACCAAGCCACTCACAATCGACTTTTCTAACGACCAGCGGTTAAGTGCCCCACTGGATGATGCCTATGGCTGGGTTGCTGATGAGTCTACTGATAATTTTGTGAGGATGGTGCAATTTCAACATGGAGATGGCTTAATTAGCTTCATGGGTAGCCTGAAGCTATGGCGTAACCCTTATATCAGCTGTGAAGATAATGCCTTTTTACTCACTCAGTTGATTGATCCGAAAGGCAATTTAACGCTGTTTAAAAATCAAGAGAGTGACTCGTTATTTGCCAAACTGTGGCAGTGGGCACCCTATTTTATTATTGGCTTTATTTTATGGTTGATGGCTTGGCTATGGAGTAAAGGCGTTCGATTTGGCCCTATCAAACACTATCAACCCTACGAAATAAGACAAATTATTGAGCATATTGAAGCTGCCAGTAGGCTGTGCTGGCAACAGCAACAGATTGAAGAGCAAGTGAACAGTTTAAGAAAAACGATCCTCTTCCAATGGGCAGAAAAACACCCAGGCTTTAAGCAGTTGAATCAATCAGAACAAATTAAGCGTATCGCAAAAGACTCACATTTAGCCTATGCCTTGATAGAGCACAGCTTATTTTCTCCAGTCACTCGTAAAGAAGTTGAATTTACCCAACTGTTAAAAGGGTTACAACAAATTAGGAACGGTTTATGA
- a CDS encoding DUF4129 domain-containing protein has protein sequence MQLERIAFTARPRQPWEAADLGFQFTRQLYWQLVKLCLLITLPIYLLLEAIWPNTGINSLIIWWFKPIWERVILVVLSQAVFQSTPTTRQVLKGFKTIAWRQAFAALTWRRLSPSRSFNLPVIQLEELKGKLYQSRLSILHRGNTSPAFWLTILGVHLESLISLSAFMIVIYLLPNVSELDEIIGLLDMTWLGSMLYYFSMLLVAPFYVASGFFLYLNRRIILEGWDIELIFRQMATGFKRPTTSLNKAASLIFISGLIFSSLNPTQAVYAETAQTPEAAKTAIEEVLNGEDFHQFEKTKFPKLNIDWSWLFDDVELDEDKAPGFLADLAASIAPFLEVILWSIVIALILLVTFRYRHWLLALAKPIDKIKTKPDSQPTTLFGLDVSAESLPQDIPTSVMKLWNNQQHREAVGLLYRALLSQLINDYQIPITKGDTEGDCIHKTRPLANTTLSGYLQELTNVWLQLAYAHQLPTESTVNALCQRWQQLNTGVVNG, from the coding sequence ATGCAACTTGAACGTATTGCTTTTACTGCTCGCCCACGCCAACCTTGGGAGGCAGCTGATTTAGGGTTTCAATTTACACGACAACTGTACTGGCAACTAGTCAAACTTTGTTTATTGATCACCCTGCCTATTTACTTGCTACTTGAAGCAATCTGGCCTAATACCGGTATTAACAGTTTGATTATCTGGTGGTTTAAACCAATTTGGGAAAGGGTTATTCTGGTTGTACTTAGCCAGGCCGTTTTTCAATCTACACCAACAACCCGCCAGGTATTAAAAGGGTTTAAAACCATTGCTTGGCGCCAGGCATTTGCCGCGCTTACCTGGCGACGGTTGTCACCTTCTCGCTCATTTAACTTACCCGTTATTCAGCTGGAAGAATTAAAAGGGAAGCTGTATCAGTCTCGCTTGTCTATTTTACATCGCGGTAATACGTCACCAGCCTTCTGGCTAACGATCCTTGGAGTACATCTAGAGTCACTTATTTCCTTAAGTGCCTTTATGATAGTGATCTATCTACTTCCAAACGTCAGTGAGCTTGATGAAATCATTGGTTTACTTGATATGACTTGGCTTGGCAGTATGCTTTATTACTTCAGCATGCTGCTGGTAGCGCCTTTTTATGTGGCTAGTGGTTTTTTTCTTTACCTCAACCGTCGCATCATTTTAGAAGGTTGGGACATTGAGTTAATTTTTCGTCAAATGGCCACTGGCTTTAAGCGGCCAACAACCTCCCTGAATAAAGCTGCTTCCTTGATATTCATTTCAGGTTTGATATTCAGCAGCTTAAACCCAACTCAAGCCGTCTATGCAGAAACGGCTCAAACCCCGGAAGCTGCAAAAACCGCTATTGAAGAGGTTTTAAATGGAGAAGATTTTCATCAGTTTGAAAAAACCAAATTTCCTAAATTAAATATCGACTGGAGTTGGTTATTTGACGATGTGGAGCTCGATGAAGATAAAGCACCAGGCTTTTTAGCCGATTTAGCAGCAAGTATTGCCCCTTTTCTTGAGGTGATTTTATGGAGTATTGTTATTGCTCTTATCCTATTAGTTACTTTTCGCTACCGCCATTGGTTATTGGCACTGGCAAAGCCAATTGACAAAATAAAAACTAAGCCCGATAGCCAGCCCACTACTCTGTTTGGCTTAGATGTAAGCGCTGAGTCACTTCCACAAGATATTCCTACCTCAGTAATGAAATTATGGAACAACCAACAACACCGAGAAGCAGTTGGTTTACTATATCGTGCTTTACTTAGCCAACTCATTAATGACTATCAAATACCGATTACTAAAGGAGATACCGAGGGCGACTGCATTCATAAAACCAGGCCTTTAGCAAACACAACGCTCAGCGGATACTTACAAGAGCTCACTAACGTATGGCTACAACTGGCGTATGCCCATCAGCTTCCTACTGAGTCTACAGTTAACGCATTATGTCAACGTTGGCAGCAACTAAATACAGGAGTCGTTAATGGCTAG
- a CDS encoding stage II sporulation protein M, with translation MKQETFENRYQHDWQAFEALLEQLEKRQSPSVVQFATHYRRICHYLALAKARTYSPQLQAQLESMVLRGHQQLYNRKTQFLYNSLQFIVLKFPALLRENWRFFWLATALFYLPGLVIFLAIQWDPNLVYTIMNPHQVTEYESMYDPALRHLGRERQSDTDIFMFGFYIWNNVGIAFKTFAGGILFTIGSLFFLLFNGLFFGAFASHIVNVGYQSTFFPFVVGHGAFELTAITIAGAAGIKMGYSLLAPGNLSRLDALKQSTKVAVQLLLGAAFLLIIAAFVEAFWSSSTLLTPTIKYTIGGLFWLLVAGYLTQGGKGYAT, from the coding sequence ATGAAGCAAGAAACTTTTGAAAACCGTTATCAGCATGATTGGCAAGCATTTGAAGCACTGCTTGAACAACTGGAAAAACGCCAGTCACCTTCTGTAGTCCAGTTTGCCACCCACTATCGACGTATTTGCCATTATTTAGCATTAGCCAAAGCCCGAACCTACAGTCCCCAGCTACAAGCACAACTGGAAAGTATGGTATTGCGTGGCCATCAACAGTTGTATAATCGCAAAACACAATTTCTTTATAACAGTCTTCAATTTATTGTGCTCAAGTTTCCAGCATTGTTACGAGAAAACTGGCGCTTTTTCTGGTTAGCAACCGCACTCTTTTATCTGCCAGGCTTGGTTATCTTTTTAGCAATCCAGTGGGATCCTAATCTGGTTTATACCATCATGAACCCACACCAGGTAACTGAATACGAAAGTATGTACGACCCTGCCCTGCGCCATTTAGGCCGAGAAAGACAGTCAGATACTGATATATTTATGTTTGGTTTTTATATCTGGAATAATGTAGGTATTGCCTTTAAAACGTTTGCAGGCGGGATTTTATTTACCATCGGCAGTCTGTTTTTTCTACTCTTTAATGGGCTGTTCTTTGGTGCCTTTGCCAGCCATATTGTTAATGTGGGCTACCAAAGTACATTCTTTCCTTTTGTCGTAGGTCATGGGGCTTTTGAATTAACAGCGATTACCATTGCCGGAGCAGCAGGGATAAAGATGGGCTATAGCCTGTTAGCACCAGGTAATTTGTCTCGCTTAGATGCATTAAAGCAAAGCACGAAAGTCGCTGTACAACTACTCTTAGGCGCCGCTTTTTTGCTGATTATTGCTGCCTTTGTTGAAGCATTTTGGTCCTCTTCAACCTTACTGACACCGACCATTAAATACACTATCGGTGGATTATTTTGGCTGCTCGTTGCTGGCTACCTAACCCAAGGGGGTAAAGGTTATGCAACTTGA
- a CDS encoding RDD family protein — MQRLDSQIVIETPEGISLPLTPAGPGVRILAFLIDAIIRYAIVFAVFFVLQFFGDIGSGIGLIAMFLFEWFYPVFFDVFRHGVTPGKKSFNLRVIHDDGTPICFSSSVVRNLLRVADFLPSFYILGVLCMMSNRRFQRLGDLAAGTLVVYDSPSVQFAESRIEGSQSFPVPLNWQQQQAIIQFSERCNTLSEARQQELANLLTPVTQDRDQAAVNTLLRVANGILGRQ, encoded by the coding sequence ATGCAGCGACTGGATTCACAAATAGTCATCGAAACCCCAGAGGGGATTTCTCTACCACTTACCCCGGCAGGCCCTGGAGTAAGAATCTTGGCATTTTTAATCGATGCCATCATTCGCTATGCTATCGTATTTGCAGTGTTTTTCGTTTTACAATTTTTTGGTGATATTGGTAGCGGTATTGGCTTGATTGCAATGTTTTTGTTTGAATGGTTTTATCCCGTTTTTTTTGACGTCTTTCGTCATGGTGTCACGCCGGGTAAAAAATCTTTTAATTTACGAGTCATTCATGATGATGGTACTCCTATCTGTTTTTCCAGTTCAGTAGTCCGTAATCTACTGCGCGTCGCTGACTTTTTACCTTCTTTTTATATATTAGGCGTACTCTGTATGATGAGTAATCGTCGGTTTCAGCGTTTAGGTGATTTAGCCGCAGGCACGCTGGTGGTATACGACAGTCCCTCTGTACAGTTTGCAGAAAGTCGAATTGAAGGTAGTCAATCTTTTCCAGTACCTTTAAACTGGCAGCAGCAACAAGCAATTATTCAATTCTCTGAACGTTGTAATACTTTGTCCGAAGCCCGCCAACAAGAGCTAGCTAACTTACTGACCCCTGTCACTCAGGATAGGGATCAAGCGGCTGTAAATACCCTACTAAGAGTTGCCAATGGAATCCTTGGGCGTCAATGA
- a CDS encoding BPSS1780 family membrane protein, whose translation MTNTNPYKSPEADVVGDHSADLHWHEPTKQSAGSSVSWISDAFKLFGNKPGLWILATIVYWVIIFILALIPIVNLVSGFVAPIFTAGFIYASYKLDTGQGMEVADIFEGFQRNLGKLVLVAVLSLVFSVIVFAVLFLVAMVFGFSMTPGASGSSDFNIAIGLIFVLLFLGLLLPIIMMVWFAPALIILNNFDAWPAMLMSFKGCLRNILPFIIYGVLMLVMAIIAVIPLGLGYLVLMPVMYASIYTSYKSIYIK comes from the coding sequence ATGACTAATACAAACCCTTACAAAAGCCCTGAAGCTGATGTGGTTGGTGATCACTCAGCCGACTTGCACTGGCATGAACCCACTAAACAAAGTGCAGGCTCAAGTGTTAGCTGGATTAGTGATGCTTTTAAGCTATTTGGTAATAAACCGGGCTTGTGGATTTTGGCAACTATTGTTTATTGGGTCATTATCTTTATATTGGCTCTTATCCCTATTGTTAACTTGGTGTCAGGGTTTGTGGCGCCTATTTTTACTGCAGGTTTTATTTATGCCAGTTATAAACTCGATACTGGGCAAGGGATGGAAGTGGCTGATATTTTTGAAGGGTTTCAGCGCAATCTTGGTAAGCTGGTATTAGTCGCCGTGTTAAGTCTGGTTTTTTCAGTGATTGTTTTTGCAGTTTTATTTCTAGTAGCCATGGTTTTTGGCTTTAGTATGACGCCAGGCGCTAGTGGGAGTTCTGATTTTAACATTGCCATTGGACTTATTTTTGTCCTGTTATTTTTGGGATTGTTATTACCTATTATTATGATGGTTTGGTTCGCTCCAGCACTTATTATTTTAAATAACTTTGACGCATGGCCTGCGATGTTGATGAGCTTTAAGGGGTGTTTACGCAATATTCTGCCGTTTATCATTTATGGCGTTTTAATGCTGGTAATGGCTATCATTGCTGTAATCCCGTTGGGATTAGGTTATTTAGTGCTGATGCCGGTGATGTACGCTTCTATTTATACATCATATAAGTCCATATATATTAAATAA
- a CDS encoding amino acid ABC transporter substrate-binding protein, protein MIGWLLLLGLGSSWAAAKESVKIGLSLGLTGRYALMADMQQKAYRLWQKQVNDRGGLLGRQVDIIIKNDQSQKSLAPALYEELITKDNVDFIFGPYSSAITLAVSEVAERHGYPMLAAGAASDKIWQQGFSNVFGMWTPASRYTLGFLKMLLIMEEDNLAIVSPDDSFSKSVGLGAREWATRLGLTIKYYQVFTKGAVNYQQLATAARQSGAQILMMTGHFKESVAMRQALTAINWQPRGYLATVGPTLPKYLTKLGPAEVENTFAVSIWEKIKDQGSIKGGAQEFAKKFETTYTISPSYHAATAFAAGQILEAAVKRANSFDQDKVREALFTLDTYSLIGRYAVDRTGVQVKRFPLTIQWQQGKKEIVWPEALRTKPPVFTRIKQGN, encoded by the coding sequence GTGATAGGCTGGTTGTTGTTGCTAGGGTTAGGAAGTAGTTGGGCGGCTGCTAAAGAGTCTGTCAAAATTGGCTTATCGCTGGGCTTAACCGGGCGGTATGCGTTGATGGCTGATATGCAGCAGAAGGCTTATCGGCTTTGGCAAAAGCAAGTCAATGACCGAGGGGGCCTGTTAGGACGGCAAGTCGATATTATTATAAAAAATGATCAAAGCCAGAAAAGTTTAGCCCCTGCATTATACGAAGAGTTAATCACTAAAGATAACGTTGACTTTATTTTTGGTCCTTATTCAAGCGCCATTACCTTAGCTGTGTCAGAAGTTGCAGAGCGTCATGGCTATCCTATGCTAGCTGCTGGTGCAGCATCTGATAAAATCTGGCAACAAGGCTTTAGTAATGTGTTTGGTATGTGGACACCAGCCAGTCGTTATACCTTAGGCTTCTTAAAAATGTTGTTAATAATGGAAGAAGATAATTTAGCAATTGTAAGTCCTGATGATAGTTTCTCAAAAAGTGTTGGCTTAGGTGCCCGTGAATGGGCGACAAGGCTAGGCTTAACTATCAAGTATTACCAGGTATTTACAAAAGGTGCTGTCAATTACCAGCAATTAGCAACAGCGGCACGCCAGTCTGGAGCACAGATTCTCATGATGACAGGACATTTTAAGGAATCGGTAGCGATGCGTCAGGCATTAACGGCAATTAATTGGCAGCCGAGAGGCTATTTGGCAACAGTAGGTCCTACTCTGCCAAAATATTTAACTAAATTAGGGCCTGCTGAGGTTGAAAATACCTTTGCTGTTTCAATTTGGGAGAAAATAAAAGACCAAGGAAGTATTAAAGGTGGAGCACAAGAATTTGCTAAAAAATTCGAGACTACTTATACCATATCTCCATCTTATCATGCGGCTACTGCTTTTGCGGCGGGGCAAATTTTAGAAGCAGCAGTTAAGCGAGCTAACTCATTTGACCAAGATAAAGTAAGAGAAGCATTATTTACATTAGATACATACAGTTTAATTGGACGCTATGCTGTTGATAGAACAGGTGTTCAGGTAAAACGGTTTCCACTCACTATCCAATGGCAACAAGGAAAAAAAGAAATAGTGTGGCCTGAGGCATTACGAACAAAACCGCCGGTTTTTACACGTATTAAACAAGGTAATTAA